Genomic DNA from Triticum dicoccoides isolate Atlit2015 ecotype Zavitan chromosome 4B, WEW_v2.0, whole genome shotgun sequence:
ACTAGGCCAAAATTTGAAACTGGCCAAACCAGTAGTTGACAGGCAACACTCATTGTTCTCTAACACTCACAGAATACACACAGAACACACACACTTAAGTTCAGAGAACCATCCCATTTATGTTCAGAGAATAAATGCATTTAAGCTCAAAGAAAAAATGTGTTTAGGTTCAGAGAACAAAACAATCTTTAGTGTGATTTTCTACGTACAGATAATCGCAGAAGCAACATAGTTGGACTGAAGCTCTAAATTTTGTATAATAGAAGGTAACAGTAATAGTACCGGGTTAactatcgatgcaagcttttgacaaagCAGCTCAATAGGCACTGCGATTTTTGGATGGGCGATGACGCCGGCGCATCTCAAGTAGCCAGAGGCGTGTGTTTGTGAATGGAAGAGGCCTCTGAACTTTTTCGCTTTCTCAACTCTTAACTTTTTGTATTCTTGTACTTCACCCACCCCTATAAATTTCTATACTTTTTAGTGGCTTTTATTGGTGAGCCCTCCTGTTTCCCTGATCTGAACATTCACAAGGTTTCTTCTAAGTATAaaaaaacaagaaataaagtgttcTATTCACAATTAAGTTTATAAGCACTGCAAGACAATCAAGGTTGAGAGAATATAGTGAGCACCATGACTAATTCTCAAGTCTGTGGTTGGTCCAAAAAAATTACGAGGTCAGTGCCTCCATAGAAGTAACAACAAGCTGTTGTACTGTGTGAGAGATTGTTGTTTTGTACAGAACTGATGTTGTTTTGCAAGGTAGACTTAAGACACTTTTTTTATATGAGAACTGATGTTGTTTGTCAGATACTATCTCTGTAACTAAATGCAAGACATTTTTGCAGTACTTCCCTAAATCCTATAAGTGCAGACCAAATACAGTTACAGAAATACTACACTAGGAGGTATCAATCAATCTAATCTATAGCACATTTTGCTAATATGTGTGTGTGATCTGTAGCCCATGGCCTATGTGTGATTTGTTCAAATTAATCCATGCATTTTTTATCCTCTGCTGCGTGCAGCTATGGCTAGACCCGTTGAAGAGGTGGGGCGTTTCAAGTTAATGATTTTCTTTCAGAAACTTCAGACAAGAGCAGAGTAAAGGCTGGAAGATAAAACTACTGTTAGCATGTGTACCTTTTTTGTAGCATCTCATCTCCTTTGCTTCAACTTTGGGCACTTTGGTATGGTCAGCCTCTTTGATTTTGCAAGTGCCGGTAGAGTCCACGAATTGAAACTAGTTCTGGAAAATGGTCAAGTGACAATACCTCTAGTAATGGACGATTACTGAGCCAAATGCCCATTTCTTGTCTATAGAAAATACTGGTTTTTTTACTTTCCTTAGTGGTGCAACTACCTTCAGATTAAAAGGATCTAGATAACACTCATCCATTAAACTGCACATATTGAACGGATTAAATTGAACTGAACCGAAGGAAGAAACTGGACATCACACGTACATTAGCTTTTGGTTTGAGCTTTGTTTGTACAGATTTCTGTAGTCCTGCCGCAGTTATACCTGAACTTGTGTGACACATTTTTTATTCAGTTGAAAGCGTCTAATTTTTTCAGAATATGCTACATGAAAAGGGGAAGGGAGGAGGCATTGAGATGCATACCTAAAGCACACACGCATCAATCGCATGCATGCGCACATGTGGTCGACAGCGGTGCTGCGACCTGTGGTTTGCTTGCTGCCTTGAATGTGCACCATAGCATTAGCCTGCAACTGGAGGAGAACGTGACATGCAGCTAGAGGAGGACACTACTTGAAGCTGGAGCGATGCGAGTGCGCGGTCGTGGGTGACGACGGCCAAATCTCATCGTTGCGTCCGTGAACGGCCTTGGGTGTCGGTGGTGAACGGACTATGGTGCCGACGGTGAACGGCCTGGGAGCTGCTGTGTCTTGAGCATTCTACACAAGTATCCGTTAAAAAAATATGAGCCATGTATTATCAGCACAAACCACTTCTATAGCTATTCATCTCACTAGCATTTACATAAACTACTAAGTAGCACAAAAAAAGGCTTGCATTAGTCGAGCACAAAAATCACCTCTGCTGGACGCACATAGACTGCTGATGTATTCTAAACTTCCATGGTTGTGCAGCAAAATAAGAAAAAAATCCTTTGTCATACTAATAATTTGTTTAGAAAAGAATTTGTAACATGTTTGAAGCACACAAAACTGGACAACAGTGGCCACCTAGGGATTTATACGAACACCCACCAGGCACAAACGCTACACACAACTCGTGAGATAATTTCCTGCATAGAGTGCTTCAGAGATAACTTACAGTTTAGTTGAATTATGTGTAAAAGTATCTAGCTCCAGTACTGCATTTTTCATCACAAGAACTATGTTTAGGTTGGTACTCACCACTAAGCCAACAATAGGGTTGCAGATCGACATGATGAAGGCAGAGCATGTGAAAGTCCAAGAGTCTGCACAAATATGGCAAAGATGACATAGTCAATGTGCAGTAATTGTAGTAGAATTTGTAGTATCGGCAACTCTAGTATAAATTCCATGAGTTTCTCGGTAGAAACAACTACACCAGTAAGTTGTTACTAAATTTAACAGTACTCTTTTTTGTTATCTAAGAACAGCAAATGTTTGATTTGAAGAGTGATGCATGGCACAACCAAAACTTTGATACAGACTAGATGGAAGCACAAGAATATAAACTAAAATAAGAATTTAACTGAACTAAATTAGAATATTGAACTGAACTAAATTAGAATATTGAACTGAACTAAAATTAGAGGTTGCTGGTGCGCTCCTCCTTCTCTGTCGATGGCTGACGATGAGCGTCTTCCTGGCTAGGCTCCTCCTTCCTTCTCAATTGGGGAAGCCAAGCAAGGCACGCGACGCACAGAGGGCATAAAAGTGCAGATCAAATGGTTTTGTCGGATGGGGCCAATGTTCAAATTCATGTAAAAAGAACCAAGTTCATGTACAGTAACATTAGATGTTCACAGAGAAACCTAAAAAGATCTTTGTACTTCGAAATACTTCATTTTAGTTCCCAAATACTTTGCTTGCTTTGAAATATGAACTTATATATTTATTTCCttagaacttattatgttttcctTGCGAATTCCATTGCTTTTCTGTGCTTCATTATCTTTGGTTTATTTTGCTTCTGCTTTTCAATGAACTTATAGGGTTATATATTTTGAACTTATAGGGTTATACATTTTTGGTCCGTAGCAATCCATCAAGTACTTCCATGAGTACAGTTCTATTTACCCGCAAACAAATGAGTACATTTTTCTATTGAGACGATGAGTTAAGGCATTGAGGTTGCAAGTTCAAACAGTACAATAGAAGTTGAACTAAATGGAATTAAAAAATTGAACTGAAATAAGAATCCGAACATCATAGGTACATCATATTTTGCATTCTACTTTTCTCCTTTTCTCAAATACAGGAACATCTAAAAAGAATGAATTCTTTTAATCCTCACGCACCAAAGAGAAATCCACAAAAAAGTCAGAACATTCAAAAGCATAACAGCTCGGGGGCAGGATGAGGTTAACGTCTCCCATCTGCAACCCGTTCACCCTCCCTTGTGCTGCAGTAGATTAGCAAAATGAACTACCAAAATTCCCAAACCAGTACTGTGGATTTTTAGCAAATGTGAACTGAGAGGGTTAGAGGGGGGCAGAcctgagaggaggaggaggaggaagcctctACACAGGGGCTCGTCAAGGACCGGAAGGTGGAGCAGCACCCGAGGCGAGGAAGCAACGGGGGAGACGGCACGCCGGGCAGTGTGTCGTCGTGCACCGGAAGGCATGGGTGATGTGCAGGGAGGTAGCCTTCATGGTGAGGCGGGGTGGTGGTGGGGCGGCCAGCCGCGACGGTGTGGGGCGGTGAGCGGCGGCGCGttcaggaggaggtggtggcgcatTGGGGGAGAGGGGCCGCACGGCCGGCTCGCTGGGGGAGGGGGGCGGGCGTCAGGGGGCAGGGACGGCGGCGCGTCGGGGGCAAGGGCGGCCGCCCGCCCGACGTAGAATGTGCGAGGAGTGTGGAGTGGTTTTTTTGTGGAGAAGATGGTGGTGGACTGACTGTTGTAGAGGAGTCTTTTCGTTCGGGCCATCCAAGTTCAGTGGGCTTTGTAAATCTGGGGCACCGATTCGGAAAGTTGTGATCGGTTCCTATATAGAgctgatagtaacataatattattctgttaccagtaacaaaatagtccagccctatatatatatgacaaatgtttcctacaagtaaTGGTAGTTATcatcacttgcgttttgtatgttgtatgtagtatctgtcgaaaccgagagtatgtacgtgtagtatgtaggatataacaatgattaggtagtatatatacaaatttttaggtagtatgtaccattttttgagtatgctcttttttacatacaaatatgtacgtatttcacaaatataacaaaaactatgtgctcatatgcaattttttcatgtaacttgttttgaaatatcttagatatagtatatgaacatatttaaaataataaaatagtatatatagtaccacatgctagtatatgagacatgtgagaTAACTACCACCGGATGATAGGAtggattttctctctctctctatctctctctatatatatatatatcacacaTTTATCTCACAAGAACTTGAGCTAATACGTGGACTACAAAACTGAATATATTTTTGCAAAAAAGGGAACACACTGTGACAACACATACATGCACTGGAATACATGTACCACACATGTGACAAATATAACATTTGCAAACTTATTTTATATAGGTGCATCAACTAGTCAGATCCCAGAACACATACACTATATTATATACAAGTACTAAATCCTGTGAATTAAAGAGGGAGAAAGAGATAGAAACTGCAACAACGAGTTAGGGATTCAGAGAAGGACAACATGGTCGTTTTCTTCAGAAAGAAATAGCAGCAAGGAAGGGGAACAGCAGCAGCATGGAGGCttggagaagaagcagcagcaaatgGAGAAGATTCGGAGtagcgaggggaagaagaagggcagAAGTGAGGCAGGGGAAGAAGAGAAGCAACAGTGACGAAGCAAGAGGGAGGAGCAGCAGCAGGAGACGTGGGAGAGGAACAGCAGAGAGGTgtgggaagaagaagaagcagcagcaagcaGAGAGCATATAACTATCAAACATGAACAGAGGGAAGAAACAAGGTTGTAGGAGAGAATATATGTATTACATCAAAGACACACACacatgtgtgtgtgtctatatatatatatatatatatatatatatatatatatatatatatatatatagggtgggtctattatgataacacccttaagagtcttattctgcacaccgcTTTCTTATTCTAATAACCCCTCCGATCGAACCTGGTAGCTACAATCTCTTCCCCACCTGGGCGCCGCACCACCTCCAACCACCTTAACCCCAGCCCCAACCCCACGTTCTTCATCCCTCTCCCTGCCCCGCACCCCCTCacccccagcccacctccttcctctCCCCGCTTCCCCAACCTTCNNNNNNNNNNCGGTGCGTGTTGGCTGGGTCGGGAGGTGGGGGAGCCCCGTTGACCAGGGGAGTGTAGTGAGGTGGGGGTGTTTCTTTTTTATTGCCTGGCGGTTCGGTTCAGGTTTGGTTACGGTGCcgaagtgttagcagaataagctttttgaggtgcagaataaggtcttaagggtgttattagaatagacccaccctatatatatatatatatatatatatagggtgggtctattatgataacacccttaagagtcttattctgcacaccggtttcttattctgataacacctccGATCGAACCTGGTAGCTACAATCTCTTCCCCACCTGGGCGCCGCACCACCTCCAACCACCTTAACCCCAGCCCCAACCCCACGTTCTTCATCCCTCTCCCTGCCCCGCACCCCCTCacccccagcccacctccttcctctCCCCGCTTCCCcaaccttcttcctcctcgctccctccGCTTCCACCAGCCCCAGCCGGGGCCTGAACCACCGGATCCGNNNNNNNNNNNNNNNNNNNNNNNNNNNNNNNNNNNNNNNNNNNNNNNNNNNNNNNNNNNNNNNNNNNNNNNNNNNNNNNNNNNNNNNNNNNNNNNNNNNNNNNNNNNNNNNNNNNNNNNNNNNNNNNNNNNNNNNNNNNNNNNNNNNNNNNNNNNNNNNNNNNNNNNNNNNNNNNNNNNNNNNNNNNNNNNNNNNNNNNNNNCAGCCCACCTCCTTCCTCTCCCCGCTTCCCCAACCTTCTTCCTCCCTGCTCCCTCCGCTTGCACCAGCCCCAGCCGTGGCCTGAACCACCGGATCCGGCTGCCAACAGCCTCCGGCGCGATCCCAACCATCGGATCCGGACGCCACCAGCCCCAGGCATGACCTCAAACCGCTGGATCCGGCCACCACTAGCCCCCAACGGGGCCTCAAACCGTCGGATCCGGCCGCCATCGGCTCCTGGCGTGGCATCAACCATCGGATTCCGGCCACCATCGGCTCCCGGCGCGCCTTTAAACCACGGGAATCGGTCGCGACGGCCATGGATGCGGCAACCAACCCCCCCATCTTCCCTCGGCCGTCTCTAGACTGCATCTCCATCACCGAAGGGCTCCCCTCTCCTCTGACCGGATCCGCCCATTCTCTAGGTGTGATGCCGTTCCCCGATGCTGACGAGCTGCATCGCCTATTCCCTGCTCACCCTCGTTCCTGTCTTCGTTTGCAGGTCGCCCGTCCAGGGCATGTGGTCCACTAAGTGGAGGTAGGAGACCACGGGCAGAGAAAAAAGAGGTAGGAGGGTTCTCCTCCGGCGCCGCCCTCATGGAGGATCCAGCGAGATCCTTTGCGCCCAGTCTACGTCGCCACCAACCAGCACTGATCTTGTTCCCCCCACGCCCCTGCCTAGATGAGATGTTCTTTCTGTCATGGCCCTGCCTTGCCCTGCTGCCCTGCATCAGCCCCGCGGCGGAGCTCTCCTAATCTGCGCCGCCCCACTCCCCTCCTGTGTGGAAGCCGCTGCCGTGGTGTGCAGTGCAATCGTGGCTGTGCTAGCTCATCCCCGATGGCGTGCGGTTCGGTGCGTGGGGTCGTGTGGTTTGGCGCCCGTGGATGTGCTGTTCTTTTTTTTGGGGTAAGCACGTTGCAAAAATTGCAGCGCGGTTTAGCGACGGTGGAATTGCGGTGAGGTTCGGCGCGCGTGGAGGTGCAGCTCGTCCATGGGGATCTTGTGTTCTTTTCTtgtcaaaaaaattatgcttgacGAGGCCACAGGCGCCCCCGACAAAAGCAGTACTGATGGCGACGCCGTGTAGCTCATCGGCGACATGCACGTGGTTTTGCACATAGCAGCGTGTAGTTCGGTAGCCACCTAATACACAGCAGTACAGTTGGATCCCATGGAGTTTCAGATGCTTATTTCAGCGTTCATATTTGTAGTGCAATGCGTATTCGTGGAAACCAAAAAATGGTTGTTTATTCTTGATGCTTTTTTTTCGTTAAAAAACTTGTTATGCCTTAAGAAGTGCAGTTAATTGTTGGATGTtgtactcttgactttgttgtgtaGTGCGGTTAATTTATAGGTATAGGTgaacaaaaaacaagaaaagaaaaacaaacaggAAAAATACACGAAAAGACATGCAGTCCACTCATCTATGTATGAAGTGCAAAATTGTTTCGTGTGCTTTAAAAATCAGTCGACTACATCAACGCATGCAGTGCTTTTGGTCATCGGATGTGGTTCACTTTTTagagtgatgttgttcacttgTGTCCAAAATGAAAGTGCTAAAAAATTTAGCACAACAATAAAGAAAGCGATGAGGTTCACTTCGATATATGTCACGGGTCACTTGCCTCCTCTCTGCAGTCCACTCTCATTCACAAAAAGtttgaaaaaaagacaacaaaactcGTATGAGAAAAATTTGTGTTCGACAAAAGAAACGATGCAGTTCACATGACTGTCCGATGCAGCACGGTTTTCCGTTTGAAGCAGTGCGTTTTTCTGTCCCACGAcgattttggtgtcgcgaaaaaaTAGAGTGTCCGCTTTTCActaattttaaaactgctcttaaactgtaaagaattagagagtgtgttctacatgaaGAAGTtccgtctcgtcgatatctttccaacagcgtatcatttgaatcattccgaccagcggtttgcaaaaatttcacgaaaaaacagccgctgcctctcgaagtcagccgcacgattttcaaaattaactaaaaaccgtaaggaatctcaaaactatttcaacatatgaaagttgcgccttgtccgtagctttccaacggcgtatcacatgccccatttcgacaaacgattcaaaaactggagcgaaaacagtaccaaaaattttaaaaaaaacttgaaaaacagaattccgtgatttagtaaatttgaaactgctcttaaaccgtaacgaattagagaaagatttacatatgaaaaagatgcacctcgatgatatctatccaacggcatatcatttgcttcattccgacaagcggtttagaaaaaaaaacGTGAAAAAACGCTTGCTGTCACTCGTCATCCGcagcactattttcaaaactgctcttaaaccgtgtaaaatctcgaaaagtgttcaacatgtcaaagttgcacctaatccatagcttttaaatggtatattacacgcctcattccgataaacggttaaaaaattagagcgaaaacagtaccgaaaaaacaccgcgtgcaatttttttcgacacgaagttcactagtctttattgcagtgctcgtcgtcaaaatgatgcagtgcgcttctgttgagcgtgcagtgccgaagtggtgtgcagaatagttattctgctaatattagcagaatagaccgtctgtatatatataggacaaatgtttcctacaagtagtggtagttaccaccacttgcgttttgtatgttataTGTAGAATCTGTCGAAACCGAAAGtacgtatgtatagtatgtagtatataacaatgattaggtagtatatatactattttttaggtagtatgtaccattttttgagtatgctcttttttacaaacaaatatgtacgtatttcacaaatataagaaaaactatgggctcatatgcaattttttcatgtaacttgctttgaaatagcttagatatagtatatgaacatttttaaaataataaattagtatatatagtaccatatggtagtatatgagacatgtggggtaactaccaccgggtggtaggatggattttccctatatatatatatataccattttaagtatgttcatatactatatataaGATACTCCAAAGTGAGTTACATGAAATAATTGCAAGTTGACCCATGGTTtttattatatttgtgaaatacgcacatatttgtacgtaaaaaagagcatactcaaaatacAATACATACTATCAAAAAAATAGTATATACatactacctaaacattcttatatactacatgctacgcgtacatactctccgatttgatagatactacatacaacatataaAACTCaaatggtggtaactaccactggtgGTAGATATATATTTATGCAAAAAGGCAAACACACTGTGACAACACATACATGCACTGGAATTACGTAAATTCAGTGCAAATGACAAACATACACGAACTTATTTTATATAGGTGCATCAACTAGTTAGATCCCAGAACACATACATTATATTATACAAGTACTAAATCCTGTGAattaaagagaaagaaagagatagAAACTCTAGCGGCGACTTAGGGATTCAGAGAAGGACATCAGGGTCATTTTCTTCAGAAAGAAACATCAGCAAGGAAGGGGAACAACAGCAGCGTGGAGGCCtggagaagaagcagcagcaaatgGAGAAGATTCAGACcggcgaggggaagaagaagggcagCAGCGAGGCAGGGGAAGAAGAGAAGCAACAAGGACGAAGCAAGAGGGAGGAGCAGAAGCAGGAGACGTGGGAGAGGAACAGTAGAGAGGTGTGGGAAAAATAAGAAGCGACAGCAAGTAGAGAGCAGAGGAAGGAAGAGGCAGGTTGAGTGGTGGCGCGGTGAAGGGAGATGCAACGGATGATGGTGGTGCTGGAGAGTGCAGAAAGGTGGACAGACGGTGCCGGCGTGGGTTGCTGGTAGTTCGGGGTTCAGGTGGCGGTGCTGATGGTGGATGGTGCAGCGATGGGTGGTGGAGATGGTGCGGTGGAGCTAGTGGAGGCATGGGAAGGAGCTGATGGCGT
This window encodes:
- the LOC119293610 gene encoding uncharacterized protein LOC119293610, encoding MPSGARRHTARRAVSPVASSPRVLLHLPVLDEPLCRGFLLLLLSDSWTFTCSAFIMSICNPIVGLVNAQDTAAPRPFTVGTIVRSPPTPKAVHGRNDEIWPSSPTTAHSHRSSFK